In the Veillonella criceti genome, CAATACGCTTATTAAGGCCAAAATACTAACAATTTGTTTTCTTCTTCTCATACATTGTTTCCCATTCTCTTATTTTCATTTTCTCACCTATATTCACATCTACAGGTATTACCTTAATTGAAACTCTACATTCAAACTTGTCCTAGTACTCACAGCTTCCGCACCTCGTCTAGCCGGTTCAAACCGCCAAGTACTTACTGTATCTAAAGCAGCTTGATCTAGTATTTCACTGCCTGATGAATCAACTACCCATACAGATTCTACATTTCCATCTACTCCAATAGTTAAGCCTACACCCACACTACCACGAACGCCTTGATTTCTAGCTGAGCGCGGGTATCGTGGTTTTGGTGTATAAATTGGCACCGGTCGATAAAAAGTCGCATCCACTACTTCGCCATTTTCATCGCCTTGAATGCCTGGGTTGGTCACCCGTGCCAAAACCTGCGCTACCACCACGCCCATTACCTGACGTTTCACCACCAAAAGTACTTTCTAAACCAGCCCTATCATCGCCCTGTTGCTTAATATCCTGATGCTTAGTAATGATACTATCATCATTACTACTCGTTAAGGGATCCGAAATTCAGGCAAAGTAGTAATAGGTGCTATGGCTGGTAAATTGACCGTAAAATTACCACTACCATCACGCCATCCCCGCCACTATCAGGTGAGCCTTTCGGTACTGGCCGTTTAATTTCTACATAGTCAACCTCAATATGATTCTCAGGCTCCTCAAATTTCGGTGTTTCAGGCCAAGGTAAAAAAGGAATTGATAGCAAAACTATGGCGTGAAGACTAAGGGAGGCTATCCAAGGTTTCGTCCACATATTTTGATAATTCATTTACAATTGCTCCTATCTTTCCTCAGCAGCGATTGGATACTTTTGTATGCCTGACTTTTTCACTGTATCAATAACACTAACTACACGCCCATAATTTACACCAGCATCACCCCGAACAATAATAGCCAAACTAGGATTTTTACTAACCTCGGTTTCTAAACGGTGTCTTAATTGTCCCTCTGGCACTACTTCTTTTCTAAATAAATTGTCCCATCTGATGCAACGGTAATAGGAAGCACTTCATCTAAACTGACTTTAGACGTAGCTGCTTGTGGCAATTGAATAGGTACACTTTTTTGAACAACCATAGTAAGCATACTCATCATAAAAAAGACAAGTAAAAAGAAAATAATATCGATCATAGGGATAATCATTAATTTGGGTTGATGATCTATTTTCATGGATTTAAGCTTCATAGCGATTACCTGCATTCGTATTAATTACATAGATTGACGTTACATATTCTATATCAGCAATCAACACATTGACACGTTGTGCTAAATTAGGTATGAATCACTAATGCTAAAAATAGCCACTAACAAACCTGTAGCAGTAGCAATTAAAGCTTCACCTACACCGCCAGTAATAGCAAACGGTTCACCTGACTCAATAGATAACACACTAAAGGAGCCAATCATTCCAACTACGGTACCTAATAAGCCCAATAAAGGGGATAGAGTAACAATCGTTTCCAAATAATTTAAATATTTTTTCAACTGAAATACTTCATGCATAGCAATACTTTCAGCTACATCATTAGCATTTAAATCCTCCGTCCGTTCATCAATTGCCTCTTTAATAATCTTACCAGCTACCACCAGCTTCCTCACAGATAACTTTAGCTTCTTCTAATCGATTATGTCGTAATAATTCAGGTAAACGCTCTTTTAACAATTCAATGTTTGCAACAGCTCCTTTATAACATAAATACCGATTAACCCCAATAGCGACTGCAATAATAGATGCCAGTAAAATGGGGTACATAACTAAACCGCCCTTGTGAAATAATGCTAATAAATCCACGACTATAATCCCTCCAGCCTAAAGGTAAAAATAAAAAAGACACATCTACGAAGATGTGTCTATAACATAACTAAGAAAATAAAAAATTCACAATTTATATTATCGCCAATCCCCTCCCCATCGCTCGTAGGTAAAACGGTGATTCTTCTATAGGCAGTTCTCCTGGCTTAGATTCATAGCTTACCTCGCCTTCCCAGATTTAACCAGTGGCAATGTGAGGTTTGCTCCTCTTACAGTGGCGGGACCGCATCGGCTTATACCGATTTCCCTATTAAGTCTAATGACACCTATATATTCTCTATTTAATTAAGTATTAACTATAGTTTATATAACTCTAGTATATGACTGTCAACCATATACCTATATTTAATTTTTAAAGTTATAAAATCAAATATTTTAACTTATTTTTTTAAATTTATACCTCGTAAATTAACGCCCAATAACATAATGCTCAAAATTCCACAAAACTATTCCTGCATAAGTACCAATTAATCCATACAATGGCAATATTAAACACCACAAGTTAACAAAAAAATACCTTGACTCAACGGATACTTAATATTGACTTTGACCCAGATACCTCGTAATGATTTAATAAAAAGCACTATCAT is a window encoding:
- a CDS encoding MotA/TolQ/ExbB proton channel family protein, which encodes MVAGKIIKEAIDERTEDLNANDVAESIAMHEVFQLKKYLNYLETIVTLSPLLGLLGTVVGMIGSFSVLSIESGEPFAITGGVGEALIATATGLLVAIFSISDSYLI
- a CDS encoding energy transducer TonB — encoded protein: MVKRQVMGVVVAQVLARVTNPGIQGDENGEVVDATFYRPVPIYTPKPRYPRSARNQGVRGSVGVGLTIGVDGNVESVWVVDSSGSEILDQAALDTVSTWRFEPARRGAEAVSTRTSLNVEFQLR